One genomic segment of Pukyongiella litopenaei includes these proteins:
- a CDS encoding L,D-transpeptidase: MLTRRHFIQTTTALFSVTGPGMAFADTWPTEAQKAEWDAQVTPQGYVAETSNPWGLHPRFLPQRVVAKAGLVPGDIHVDAVARYLYHIEEGGTAMRYGVAIARGNLYEPGVYTIKRKVRWPHWQPTQSMINRDPELYADIADGMEPGPENALGSRALYLYVGDRDTLLRIHGTPSPRSIGGRASSGCVRMVMAHINDLYPNVETGSTAYLYSAEDSVTARS; this comes from the coding sequence ATGCTGACAAGACGACACTTCATTCAGACAACAACGGCGCTTTTTTCGGTGACCGGTCCCGGTATGGCTTTTGCCGACACTTGGCCCACCGAGGCTCAGAAGGCTGAATGGGACGCACAGGTGACGCCTCAGGGTTATGTTGCCGAGACTTCCAACCCATGGGGATTGCACCCGCGGTTCCTACCGCAACGTGTGGTCGCGAAGGCCGGTCTCGTGCCGGGAGATATCCATGTCGACGCGGTCGCACGATATCTTTACCACATTGAAGAGGGTGGAACCGCGATGCGCTACGGCGTGGCCATCGCGCGGGGGAACCTCTACGAGCCGGGTGTCTATACCATCAAGCGCAAGGTCAGGTGGCCGCACTGGCAACCGACACAGAGCATGATCAATCGCGACCCCGAACTTTATGCTGACATTGCCGATGGCATGGAACCGGGACCGGAAAACGCGCTTGGATCGAGGGCGCTGTATCTCTACGTCGGGGATCGCGATACCCTTTTGCGCATCCATGGCACTCCGAGCCCACGGAGTATCGGTGGCCGCGCAAGTTCGGGCTGCGTACGGATGGTCATGGCTCATATCAATGATCTTTACCCGAACGTCGAGACCGGCTCTACCGCCTATCTTTACTCGGCGGAGGACAGCGTGACTGCCCGCAGCTAA